In Pseudonocardia sp. C8, one genomic interval encodes:
- a CDS encoding TetR/AcrR family transcriptional regulator, whose product MTTQDPTEPTAVRKVQRRPRERRELVARHAAEMFSARGFPAVRMEDIAGAVGVTARALYRHYPNKRALLFHVTTALQDLYFDALTDPGDVPARDPAQLLVDAVGRLAGVTLDGRSHALLWQREARHLDPDQRAVVRARVAEVAQRIAAMITATRSRPTGDPDTELLAWAALAVLASPGHHGEPLPRPATDALLRHAALAVVTTDLRSPGATDAAGPQGYVQEPALPSRRETLLRASARLFRQHGYPAVTMEDIGESAGILGASIYHHFPSKGELLVTLVRRFQDWLTLALFNARGRTTDPAEALRLLTVSYIELALRFPDLVSVAVTEVLYLPDEDHDQLRRARADIIAEWAGLLHRTRPELDGATCVLLVHAAVAVVDDVVRIPHLHHDALGAQLLAITHTIFAGVGRG is encoded by the coding sequence GTGACCACGCAGGACCCCACGGAGCCGACCGCCGTGCGGAAGGTGCAGCGCCGACCGCGGGAACGCCGCGAGCTCGTCGCCCGGCACGCCGCCGAGATGTTCAGCGCCCGTGGCTTCCCTGCCGTCCGCATGGAAGACATCGCCGGCGCGGTCGGTGTCACCGCCCGCGCCCTCTACCGGCATTACCCCAACAAGAGGGCGCTGCTGTTCCACGTCACGACCGCCCTGCAGGACCTGTACTTCGACGCGCTCACCGATCCGGGCGATGTTCCCGCTCGCGATCCCGCCCAGCTCCTCGTCGACGCGGTCGGGCGGCTCGCCGGGGTCACCCTCGACGGCCGTTCCCACGCCCTGCTCTGGCAACGCGAGGCTCGACACCTCGATCCGGACCAGCGGGCCGTCGTCCGCGCCCGGGTGGCCGAGGTGGCTCAGCGCATCGCCGCGATGATCACCGCCACACGGTCCCGGCCCACCGGCGACCCGGACACGGAGCTGCTCGCCTGGGCCGCGCTGGCCGTGCTGGCCAGCCCCGGTCATCACGGCGAGCCGCTCCCCCGACCCGCGACCGATGCCCTGCTCCGGCATGCGGCGCTCGCCGTCGTCACCACCGATCTGCGATCGCCCGGCGCGACCGACGCCGCCGGCCCGCAGGGCTACGTTCAGGAACCAGCACTCCCCTCGCGCCGGGAGACCCTGTTGCGTGCATCGGCACGGCTGTTCCGCCAGCACGGCTATCCCGCGGTCACCATGGAGGACATCGGCGAGAGTGCGGGCATCCTCGGGGCCAGCATCTACCACCACTTCCCCAGCAAGGGGGAGCTCCTCGTCACCCTGGTCCGCCGCTTCCAGGACTGGCTCACGTTGGCGCTGTTCAACGCCCGGGGCCGCACCACCGATCCGGCAGAGGCACTGCGGTTGCTCACCGTGTCCTACATCGAGCTCGCCCTGCGGTTCCCCGACCTGGTCTCGGTCGCCGTGACCGAAGTCCTCTACCTACCGGACGAGGACCACGACCAGCTCCGCCGCGCACGAGCCGACATCATCGCCGAATGGGCCGGGCTGCTCCACCGGACCCGGCCCGAACTCGACGGTGCCACCTGCGTCCTGCTCGTCCACGCCGCGGTCGCGGTCGTCGATGACGTCGTCCGCATCCCACACCTGCACCATGACGCCCTCGGTGCCCAACTCCTGGCGATCACCCACACCATCTTCGCCGGCGTGGGACGGGGGTGA
- a CDS encoding long-chain fatty acid--CoA ligase, whose protein sequence is MYLTQSLHRAVQRDPDRIATVFGDRTRTYAQSADRVARLAGGLRALGVGGGDRVGVLALNSDLYLECLLATCWADAVINTVNTRWSTAEIAASLVDCQTTVLFVGDDFLHLVEPLRDRCPQLAHVIHLATTPADGVLGHEQLITDNEPVPDARRGGDSLAALFYTGGTTGRSKGVMLSHANLMTSTFGSMASCTFATPGGAFLHSAPMFHLADLTGWLAHLALGNTQVVIPRFDPADFLRAVQAHAVTDVLLVATMIQLVIDHPQAAETDLSSLRRMIYGAAPISDAVLRRTMERIPQLELVQTYGMTELSPVATILTPEQHRPGSPRLRTVGVPALHSELRIVDGDDRDVPPGVVGEITVRGGHVMLGYWNQPDETAEALRGGWMHTGDGGYLDEDGYLSLVDRVKDMIITGGENVYSTEVENALHQHPAVATCAVIGIPDDTYGEAVHAVVVLRQGAHVTAAELRTFAKSLVAGYKAPRSVSFVDELPTSAAGKILKRELRARYADAGAPMTP, encoded by the coding sequence ATGTATCTGACACAGAGCCTGCACCGCGCCGTCCAGCGCGACCCCGATCGGATCGCCACCGTCTTCGGTGATCGCACGCGGACCTACGCCCAGTCGGCCGACCGTGTTGCTCGACTCGCCGGCGGACTGCGAGCCCTCGGTGTGGGCGGTGGCGACCGGGTCGGCGTGCTCGCACTCAACAGTGACCTGTACCTGGAGTGCCTCCTGGCGACGTGCTGGGCCGACGCCGTGATCAACACGGTGAACACGCGCTGGAGCACGGCCGAGATCGCGGCGTCGCTCGTCGACTGCCAGACCACCGTGCTGTTCGTCGGCGACGACTTCCTGCATCTCGTCGAACCGCTGAGGGACCGGTGCCCGCAACTGGCCCACGTCATCCATCTCGCGACCACCCCGGCCGACGGGGTGCTCGGCCACGAGCAACTGATCACCGACAACGAGCCGGTCCCGGACGCACGCCGCGGGGGCGACTCCCTCGCCGCCCTGTTCTACACCGGCGGGACCACCGGCCGGTCCAAGGGCGTCATGCTCAGCCACGCCAATCTGATGACCTCCACGTTCGGCTCGATGGCCAGCTGCACGTTCGCCACGCCGGGCGGAGCGTTCCTGCACTCGGCGCCGATGTTCCACCTCGCCGATCTCACCGGCTGGCTCGCCCATCTCGCCCTCGGCAACACCCAGGTGGTCATCCCGCGCTTCGACCCGGCCGACTTCCTGCGGGCGGTGCAGGCCCACGCCGTCACCGACGTGCTGCTCGTCGCCACCATGATCCAGCTGGTGATCGACCACCCACAGGCGGCCGAGACGGATCTGAGCAGCCTGCGGCGAATGATCTACGGCGCGGCGCCGATCTCGGATGCCGTGCTGCGACGCACCATGGAACGCATTCCGCAGCTGGAGCTCGTGCAGACCTACGGCATGACCGAGCTCTCCCCGGTCGCCACGATCCTCACCCCCGAGCAGCACCGACCCGGCAGCCCACGGCTACGCACCGTCGGGGTACCGGCTCTGCACAGCGAGCTCCGCATCGTCGACGGCGACGACCGCGACGTGCCGCCCGGTGTCGTCGGCGAGATCACCGTGCGCGGAGGCCACGTCATGCTCGGATACTGGAACCAGCCCGACGAGACCGCCGAGGCGCTGCGCGGTGGGTGGATGCACACCGGCGACGGCGGCTACCTCGACGAGGACGGATACCTGTCGCTCGTCGACCGCGTGAAGGACATGATCATCACGGGCGGTGAGAACGTCTACTCCACGGAGGTCGAGAATGCGCTCCACCAGCACCCGGCCGTGGCGACCTGCGCGGTGATCGGCATTCCCGACGACACCTACGGCGAGGCCGTCCACGCCGTCGTCGTCCTGCGGCAGGGTGCCCACGTCACCGCCGCCGAGCTGCGCACCTTCGCCAAGTCCCTGGTCGCGGGCTACAAGGCACCGCGGTCGGTGTCGTTCGTCGACGAGCTTCCGACCTCGGCTGCGGGCAAGATCCTCAAACGGGAGCTTCGCGCCCGATACGCCGACGCGGGCGCACCCATGACCCCATGA
- a CDS encoding cupin domain-containing protein produces the protein MTPPTAADYQARRVVVGTTDVGRSTIVEDGPATTRAVLPICTVVDLWSVPSLPAVVEDPDSLDGNVALDPPPAGALVRMVTLPPDAEWKTSGGGFGESLSAMGGADAAADDHDDSSGMHATDTVDVIVVVSGEVYAVLEDGETLLRPGDSLIQRGTKHAWSNRTDQPVTFVATMISAKS, from the coding sequence ATGACACCCCCCACCGCCGCTGACTACCAGGCCCGCCGGGTCGTCGTCGGTACGACCGACGTGGGCCGATCGACCATCGTCGAGGACGGCCCGGCCACTACCCGGGCGGTCCTTCCGATCTGCACCGTCGTCGACCTGTGGTCGGTGCCGTCGTTGCCCGCCGTCGTCGAGGACCCGGATTCCCTCGACGGGAACGTCGCCCTCGACCCGCCACCGGCGGGTGCCCTCGTTCGCATGGTGACCCTCCCACCGGACGCGGAGTGGAAGACCTCCGGCGGAGGGTTCGGGGAATCCCTGTCGGCGATGGGTGGGGCGGACGCCGCTGCTGACGACCACGACGACAGCTCGGGGATGCACGCCACCGACACCGTCGACGTGATCGTCGTGGTGTCCGGCGAGGTCTACGCGGTTCTCGAGGACGGCGAGACCTTGCTGCGTCCGGGCGACAGCCTGATCCAGCGCGGGACCAAGCACGCCTGGAGCAACCGCACCGATCAGCCCGTGACGTTCGTCGCGACGATGATCTCTGCCAAGAGCTGA
- a CDS encoding SDR family NAD(P)-dependent oxidoreductase, whose translation MADTKLALITGAASGIGAASARALAAEGYSVAVLDRDTTLLEQQAEKLRAEGADVLTIPVDLLDAEAVADGIDAAGRHAPLRGVVHAAGVFDVGTAADIDEASWDRLVDIKLKGAFLVSKAAIPLIAAAGGGGIVHIASMSGRTKSVFTAPSYGAANGGIIGLTMTLAAQSAPLGVRVNAIAPGLVNTPMSEAYRAALGDERMNALPAAIPLGRFAEPTEIADVAVFLISEKASYITGETINVNGGMFMC comes from the coding sequence ATGGCCGACACAAAGCTGGCGCTGATCACCGGGGCGGCGAGCGGCATCGGAGCGGCGTCGGCCCGGGCGCTGGCCGCCGAGGGCTACTCGGTGGCCGTGCTCGACCGCGACACGACGCTGCTGGAACAGCAGGCCGAGAAGCTGCGGGCCGAGGGCGCCGACGTGCTGACGATCCCGGTTGACCTGCTCGACGCCGAGGCCGTGGCCGACGGCATCGACGCCGCCGGTCGACACGCACCGTTGCGAGGCGTCGTGCACGCCGCCGGAGTCTTCGATGTCGGCACTGCCGCCGACATCGACGAGGCGTCATGGGACCGGCTGGTCGACATCAAGCTCAAGGGTGCGTTCCTGGTGAGCAAGGCCGCCATCCCGCTGATCGCCGCGGCCGGCGGCGGCGGCATCGTGCATATCGCCTCGATGTCCGGCCGCACGAAGTCGGTCTTCACCGCGCCCAGCTACGGCGCCGCCAACGGCGGCATCATCGGGCTCACCATGACCCTGGCCGCGCAGAGCGCACCGCTCGGGGTGCGGGTGAACGCCATCGCTCCCGGCCTGGTCAACACCCCGATGAGCGAGGCGTACCGCGCGGCGCTCGGGGACGAGCGCATGAACGCCCTGCCCGCGGCGATCCCGCTCGGCAGGTTCGCCGAACCGACGGAGATCGCCGACGTCGCGGTGTTCCTGATCTCCGAGAAGGCCAGCTACATCACCGGCGAGACGATCAACGTCAACGGGGGCATGTTCATGTGCTGA